AAACATCACACCAGCGGTGAAATATGCAAAAGCTGTGATGAACTATGGAGATATGCTGCCAGATCTACTGATAGATGTCCTTTTATGGAGACTAAAAGCTTTTGTTCAAATTGCAAGAGACCATGCTATTCAGAAGAAATGCTTAAAAGAATGAGAGAGGTCATGCGTTATTCCGGACCTCGTATGCTTTTTTATTATCCACTGGAAGTTATAAGGCATTTGTTACAAAGCAGGAAAAAATTTCGGAGGTGAAAAAATGCCAATCAAAAGAGTTATTTATATTACTATAGGTTGTGTTGGTCTTGGCTTGGGAGCAGTAGGAGCAACGATTCCTCTTTTGCCGTCGTTTCCGTTTCTAATGGTAGCTGCAGTATGCTTTGGCAAAAGTTCTGAAAGACTTAACAATTGGTTTACAGGAACTAATCTCTATAAGGATAATTTAGAATCTTTCGTTCATGGTAGAGGTATGACATTAAAAGCCAAAATTCGTATGATACTTGTAATTACAGCGACGATGGCACTTGGCTTTATTATGATGGGAAAGGTTCCTGTCGGAAGGATCATACTTTCAATTATATGGGTATTTCATATACTATACTTCATCTTTATAATTCCTACCATAAATGATGAAGAAAAAGAGGAAAAAAATAATTAGTAGTGAAGTGGTCGAATTATTTTTATTCAAGATAGAATCTATAGATTTTTAAACAAGTGAAAATTTAATTAAGGGGGTGATATCCAATTGAAAGACTCATTTAAAAAGCTACAAAAAAATAGTAGTTATGTGTGTTATTGGTTTGCAACAGCTTTTTCTATGGGGGCAAGTAATGTATTACAATTTGCATTAGCATTATATGTACTTGAAATGACGGGTTCATCCGGTGTTTATGCCTCGATACTATCAATTATTGTTTTTCCGCGAATTCTTCTAACACCTATTGCAGGGGTAATAGGTGACAGGAGAAGAAAAATAGAATTGATTAAATCACTCAATTTCATAACGGTAATCATAATGGCAATATTCTCTATATATTCATACTATATGCGTGATTTTCAACTTTTAATGGTATATTTATTAGTTATAATACTGGAGATAATAGAAGTATTCTATCAAGCAGCAGAAAGTTCAATACTTCCGGAAATTATTGATAAAGAATTATTAGGCGAAGCAGCTACTCTAGCTAAAATTGACGATGGTATAGTCTATGTAACAACACCATTATTAGGAGCATTACTTTATAAAAACTTTGGGATAACCGGATCATTCATAGCTGTTGCATGTTTATTAGCAGTAGCTACTTTTCTAAACATATTTATTAAAACACCAAACGAAGCTCCCCTGGTTAAACACGATAGCAGCGATGTAAAACAGTATTGGGTGGAGTTTAAAGAAGGCATTGAGGAACTTAAAAAGGATAAATTTATTAAAAATTTCGTCTTTATTTCTCCTGTAATCAATTTATCTTTTTCAGCTGTATTTAACGTAGTAATCACATTTCTACTCTTGGAGATATATGGAACATCAGAGTATATCTACGGTTTATATAGAGCGATAACTGCAAGTATGGTATTGATAGTTCCCTTATTGGTTTTACCAATTGTTAAAAAATGCAGAACAGAAGTACTACTTAAAAATTCGTCATTAATAATCTCTATATGTATATTTCTTATTGCAGTAGCCTCATATATTGGAATAAATGGAAATGAGAAAGTGCAAGTTATTACGATTTTTGTGATAGCATTCCTGGATTGTATTACGATTGCTAGTGTAATGCCACTTCATCTATCGATATCCGTATTTTATCAAAAAAATATTAAAGATGAATACCGAAGTAGAATAATGTCCGTTTCAAGAATGTTAAGCTTATCATCAATACCTATAGGTAGTATGTTCTACGGTTTACTAACAGACCGTATACCAATTTATTATTGCTTGGCAATAGGAGCATTAGGTGTATTTATAGTATATCCCTATATAAAACACCAGTTTAGAGAAGAAATTATATAGATTGAATTAATAAATATCTACTCTATAAAGAACTCATAAATATGATAAAATAAAGAGGAGGGAAATTTATGAAGAAGATTAAAATTGAAAAGAACACAGTGCAGGAGACTCTAATCGTACCTTTATATGGTAGAAAGATGTGTACAGAAAAATTCCCGACTCTGTATTCAGACAGCTTTGCAGTTGATTTTTGTAATAAACTGGATTATGACTTCTCTGACCTGGAGAAAAAAAGAGATAATGTACTATATGAATTCGGTGGCTTAGAAGCAGCCATGCGCCAACTGGCCATGAGATGGGAAATAGCAGAGTACTTAAAAATTCACCCCAAAGCTTCCGTAGTCAACTTAGGATGTGGACTTGATCAGACAGGAAGAGTCCTAGACAATGGAACTTGTAAAACTTACAATTTGGATTTTCCGGACATTATCAAAATACGAACAGATCTTATGCCGGTAGGTGACAGGGAAGAGAATATACAAACAGATTTAAGGGATTATTCCTGGATGTAAAAGGTTTATTTTATCTAAAAGATATAAGCATGCTCGAGAATTGGTCAAATAAGATTAAAGCATCCGACAAAGGATATATGCTTGGATACTACGATTTAAAAGAATATGGAATACCTAAAATTCATCGCTTCCTTTCTAAAATAGGAGATGGATTATTGGGCATGAGAATTATAAGAATGGAGTTTCTGGAATAAAGATATTTGAAGCAGCAATACCAAGTAAATACTGAATAAAACCTAAAGAGTACAGTATTTGAGAATATCTATAGTAAAATCCAAAAGAGGTATATGATGATATATAATGCAAAAAACGGAAATATAAAAATTGAGAATACCGAGATGGAGTATGTATCTTTCGGATCAGGGGACAAATACTTAGTAATCATACCTGGTTTAGGTGATGCACTAAAAACTGTTAAGGGAACAGCCGTACCATTTGCATGGATGTATAGAAAATTTTCTGATGAATATTCGGTCTACATATTCAGTAGAAAAAATCATTTAGAAATGGGATATTCAACATCAGATATGGCAGATGAAGTTTCATATGCAATGAATCAATTAGGGATAGACAATGCCGATATCATTGGAGTATCTCAAGGCGGAATGATAGCGCAGTATTTAGCCATTAATTATCCTGACAAGGTAGATAAACTCGTACTTGCTATAACAGCCTGTAGAAAAAATGAAACCCTGGTAAAGACTATAGATAAATGGATAGACTATGCTAGAAAAAATGATTATAAGAATTTAATCCAAAACATAAATGAGAAAACATATACGGAAAAACGCTTAAAATACAATGCTCTAATGTACCCAATCCTAGCAAAGTTTTTAAACCGTGAGAAAATGGAGAGATTTATTATTCAAGCAAATGCATGTAAGGAGCATAATGCATGGGATGAAATAAACAAAATCCAAGCAAAAACACTAATATTGGGTGGAGCTGAAGATAAAATAGTGGGAAAGGAAGCTGCAGCAGAGATGGCATCTAGAATTCCCGCAAATATCTTGAAAATCTATCCCAATCTAGGACATGGGGCTTACGATGAAGCAGCAGACTTTAATAAGGTGATTTTAGAATTTTTAAAAAGTAATGGACTTTAAGTAAAGCAAGTGTCAGAAACAAATCTATCCTGACACTTGCTTTTTTATTTTAGAAACCCTATAAAAGGGCAGTGTTTTAAACCGTCAATATCTTATCCTCATATTGCCCCGAAGTATGAATATAATAAACATAATCAATGCTCGCTGACTCATTTAATGAATTAGTTAAGCGAAAAGGACCTATCATTTCGACAGGTCCTTTGTGTTATATTACTACATCAGCTTTGTTATAGTACGATTTACTTAAATCTAAATCTAATGCATTAATCATTCATTATCTATACTCAAGAACAACCCCTGCATCAAATGCTTTCGGATCAACAACTGTTCCCGTCTTTAAACTAACCTTTGTCAATTTATTATTTGTAAAGGCATTAGCCTTAATTTCTGTCACTGAATCAGGAATTACAAGAGATTCTAACTCATTAACATTAAAAGTACCTACTTCAATGACTTTTAAATTATTTGGCAGTACCAGAGTTTTAATCTTATTAAGATCAAATGCTCTAGGTCCGATTTTTACAACACTGTTTGGAATAACAAGAGATGTTAACTTATTAGCTCCAAATCCACTTTCGTTGATAATCTCTATACCTTCATTAAGTACCAATTCTTCCATAGTATTTTCTGCAAATCCTCTATAATTGATTTCCTTAACATTTCCCGGGACTTCAAGTTTTTTTATTTTATTTCTGAAGAAACCATATTCTTCAATCTTCTCAACACCGGTTGAAATATTTAATGTACTGATATTATTAAATGCGAAAGCTCCCTTTTTAATCGTTTTAATTGAAGTTGGAATTGTAAGAGCTTTTATCTTATTTTTCTCAAAGGCATTGTTTCCAATTGTAGTTAGACTATTAGGGAGAATTAAATTTTCTATAATATTATCTCTAAATGCACTATTATGAATAGTATGAATATTCTTAGGTAGTACCAATTTACTAATCTTATTACCTCTAAAAGCTTCGCCATCTATTATCTTTATATTTCTGGTAAGGGTTATATCTGTTATTCAGCGTGATTTGAAAGTATTTCCTCCTATTCGTTCAACTTTCTCAAGATTTCCACCCCATTCCATTTTTTCAGGAATTACAACTGATTTAGGACCATTATCCCGATAAAAGTTTATGGCAAGGATGGAGTCTGTATTTCCTAAGAAGAAATTGAATGCATCGGTTTGTTTTCTCCAAATTGCATAAACATCAAGGTCCTTGTCATGAACTTTGGTTTCGAAGTCAATAACTTCTCCCGTATCGTCAGATTTGGTATTCCACTCTATAAATACATGTTCCTTAAACTCAACATATGGTTCATCTACTTTTTTACCGGCTTCAATCTCTTTGGTTAATATTCCACCACTTCCATCATTTAAATGCACAAAAACTGTAACGGTCTTATCTTTAATTGATATTTCAGATACAACTGCGTCGGAGACAGAATTTTTACCGCCAACGATTATAACCTTACTTACCTTGTTTCGGATAAATTCTTTTACTTCAGGATCAAGTGCATTCGGATGAGTTAATAGAATAGGTGCATGGTGTGAACTAGCTAAACTGATAGCAGATAAAGCATCGGGATAATTGGTACCGTCTACTAAGACTATCGTTTCGGATGTGAAGCTTGTACCAGGATAAGTATAATTCGCAAGATTCAATGCAGTCTTATACCTATTAGTACCGGCTATTCTTTCACCAAGGTAACCAGGTAGTGGCAAGGATGAGGTGCCACCTAGAACCACCTGTTTATCAGCTGTTACTTTAGGAAGCTCTTGTTTATCAGATAGTGCTAATGAGTATATACTAGCTGAAACTATAGTTCCTGCAGCCAATGCATCAGGATAATCAAAAGCATTAACATAAATAGTGTCATTTGTTATACCAAAAGTTCTAGCTTTTTCTATAATTTTTATAGCTGTTTCAATACGATTAGAACCACTTAGTCGTTCCACTTCGCAAATCTTCTTTACTTCATCTTCTACAGCCTTTGTGATTGTATTAGTTCCTCCTAGTATATAGACTTTACTAACATTCAAACGGTTTAGCTCCGCCTTTGTACTCGCATCAAGTTTATTTGAAGGAGTTAGTAAAATAGGAGATTGTAAAATTGTTGCCAACTGACTACCGGCCAGTGCATCAGCATATGTTTCTCCGCTAGCTAAAATTACGTTAAATGATGTTAAAAAATTACCTTTACTAATTTCAACAGCTGTTTCATACCTGTTAGCTCCGGATATACGTGTAATCGTCGGTGGTGCGGCTTGTGCTGTTATAGGTACAAGCACACTTAGTATCATCATCAAAGACAGCAATATTGCAATAAATTTCTTTTTAATAGTACCTCCTATTGGTTGTAGAAACCTTAATTTAATCCATCCCGATATTCGAAAGCAACATAGTAAAAATACTAAAAACACGTGCCATTTAGGATGGTTTCCTGCAGAGTTAAACTCTGAAATTCAACTTTTCAAAAGGGGTAATGCTATTGTCAACTTTTATAAGAGTATATCCGAAACAAACAGGATAATTATTAACGATAATGGAATTAGATGCGCATTTATAATGCGTTTACATGAACAAATATAAGATGGATCATTATCCGAAAAATGGAAAACGAAATTTCTAAGCAAATATCTATTAAACGGAATAAATGAATATTTAACATATTCCTTTACTCAACCATATTATAATAAATATACTTTCATGTGTCAATGTAAGATGTTAAAATCCTACAAAACCGAGATAAAAGAGACATTACTTTTTTATGATATAATATTATAAATAACTAAAGCAGAAATAAAGAAACATACTTAAATACAATCTAAAGAGATGTGATTTTATGAAAAGACAAGATGTTTTAAAGAAAGCGCATTCTGACCATAGAAAAGAATGTGAAGAAATATGGGCGAAAAACAAATATCTGGTACTTAGTAAATCTCAAAAAATCTATAAGGAGATTAGAGAATACTTAAAAAATGATAATATAGACATTTCACATTTAATTGAACAAATCGATGCAGCAAAAAGAATGAAAGAAAATAGAGGAGAATGCGTAAACGCATTTTATCATATTTGGGGTTATTTTAAAAAGGAAGCTACTACCAAGGAGAAGAATGATTTTTTTTATCTAATCGAAGCCTATTTAAAAAACGAAAAAAACAAGGCTGATATAATTAGCTTTATAAAATCACTATTGTTAAAGTATCCAAACGACTATATTAAAAATTCTACTTTAATGGAGAACGAGAATAATGAGACTATGGCATGAAAAATTAATTATACTATTACCAAGAAATCAGCTTTTAGGGCAACACAGAGAATGCTGTGCATTAAGAGGTAAGGGATGGGGTAAAAAACATTCAACGGTCGACTATGTTTTTACCTACTCTCCATATTTACTATATAAATACCATCAGCTAGTAATGAACGAGATGCAGTCCAGAGGATATAATGTAGCGAGCGATTGGCAGAATTAAGACTATAGAGGTAAAAACATTGAGGGATATGAAGATCTAATAATTGTAGAAACAAATACCCCAATATATAAAGAACATGATGATGAGTATCTTGAAGAATGCATCAGAAATTTGGAAGAGAAAAATATTTTTATAAAAATGGAATAATATCCAATCTAATTGAACTGATGTGATTATGAAGGGAAATATCGTGTAGTAGCAATATTAAAGATTTAGAGTTTTTTTTGAAAAACTTAATCCTAATTATAGAACAATATACAGTCCAGGCAGCGCATGCTGCCTGGATATTTTTATGCAATTAAAGCAGTATAAAAGCCCATTGTAATTCTCTATTTAAATCATTTTGTAAAGAGGAGAAATTCTCGAATAAAAGGGTATATAGTGTATAAGAATTAAAGTATATCGTCCATTTTATGTAAACATACTTTAGAGGGAAAAACCAAGTGATTAGAGATTACTAAAACTACTGTATAAAGAGGTGAGAACATGAAGTTGAGAGTCCTTATATTAATGCTACTTTCAGCATTATTACTACTTAATGGTTGCAATCCTAAAGAAGGAGACAAACAGATAGTAAATTCAAAGGAAGAAAACAAAGAAGAAGACAAAGAAAAAGACAAAGAGAAAGACAAAGAGAAAAAGAGTGGAGAAGAAAATATAAAAGACAAAGAAGAAGAAAAAGACAAAGAAGAAGAAAACGATAAAGAGGAAAAGACTGAAGATAAAAAGAAAGACATAGAAAAGAAAAACGACGAAAACAAGAAAAAAGAAGAAAACCAAGATGAGGATGAACCTGTGGAAGGGAGAATTCTGGAAATCGAGGAATACAGAGAATTACTTGAGAACTATTCCAAAATAATCTCAAAACGGGTTGAATCAATAAGTATGGAAGGGATTGCAGGTGTATTTGAGCAGATTTATAATAAAAAAGTCGATGAAGCTCTGGAAAGCATAGGATATTCAATACAAGACATCAGCGGTGACGGTGTTCCCGAATTATTAATTGTCATTGTAAGTGAGAAGGAAGATAATAAATTCAAAGGACATGAAACTATAGCAATATATACGATAAAGGATAAAAAGCCTCATTTAACTCAAGAAGGTTGGGCGAGAAGCAGGTTTATTTATCAGGGGGATGGGAAATACTATTACCAAGGATCTGCCGGTGCAATGTACTCTTTCTTCGGTAAATTCACGATATCCAAGACAGGGGATATTCTTGAATGTAACGACTTTTACTTTACCAGCGATAAAGATGATAACCCTGAAGAAAAAGCATATTATCGCAACACACTCGGAACGATGGACATTCCTAATTCAGAAGAAATTAATATAAGTGAAAATGAATTTTGGAACATAGCCAAAGAAATGAGTGAAAAACCGGTAAATATCGAGTTAATTCCATTCTCCAGATACGAGGAAAAACTAAAAGGCATAGACAGCTCACCTGAAATCAGAGTGAACTGGGCAGGTACGGAAGTTGAGAGTTATGAAAATCTCCACGAATTTGTCTTAGATAGAAATGAAAGCAGCGTAAGACTTTTATTCACAGCAAATAAGACAGTTAAAGATTTTAAGTTCCTAAACCTCGAAGTACTAGATACCAGTCAAGATGGTAAAATGAAATACAAAATAAAAGAAGTCTACGAACTGGAAAAACTCACACCTCAAAAACCGTTTCTTGCCACAGTAGTATACTATGGGGACCTAACAACCTATGGAATCTCATACCACGATGATAGCGGAGATAAAGTTGTATATGCAGTAAGAGTAAGTGGTGAAGATGGAGCGATATCGCTGCAGAAAATTGAACAGTAAGTATATAAGCTCTGTTTATGGAATATAGAATGAGTTAAACCAACTGTAGAAAAACCCTAATTTAGAATAGGGTTTTTCTGTTGCTTTATTTTTTAAAATTCTATCTGATGGCAGTTGAATTTAGGCTAATGACCTTATTCATTTAATGGCTCCATCTTTTGGCAGTCGAATTCTAGCCAATCACTTCGTTCTTGGGAATTCTTTGCATGAAACCTATCATAATTTCGAGAAGCATCTCAATTGATTAGGTTGGAAAGGGAGCTGTCTGCGATAGTTGACTGAGGGAGAGATATAAAAAAAGGAATTCGAAGAATTCTACTGCTTTATTTCAAACTCACGACTAATCCCACACAACTATCTAACTCCACCGGTGAGCTGTCAACTTGGTTGACTGAGGGAGAGACATACAATAAAGAATTCGAAGAATTCTACTGTTATATTTCGGACTCACTACAAACTACCACCAAACTAACAACTATTTCCACACTTCCACGTTTGTTTCCAAGATTAATTTAATTATACTCATTTTCAATCGGTGGTATTTCAATATAGCTCATGTAATTGCAGCCTAGGTTTTTCTCTCCCTCCGAATTTGTTTCACAAATCCACCTCCCTCGTCATATGGAGGCTCTCAAAGTCACAATGTAAAAAGCACATAAAAATGGAGCTGAGGCAGCTCCTCTACCTAAAAATTAGAAGTATAAAGCATTATGTGTTAAAGTAAGAAGTGAATAATTATAATTATACTAAATTTACCAGCTAAAAAGACAAGGTCTATTCTTTCAAAGATAATTTTTAGCTTGGTTTTGAATGATAAAAAGAAAGGGTGTAAATATGGACAATAAAGAAATCATAGAAAAGTATAAATATGTACCATCTAGACATGTAGATGATTTTCATCTTGCAGGATTTGCATACTATGATGGCTTAGAAGTTATAGAAGAATTGACTCTAGGGCAAAAGGTGGAACTGGTAAGAGAGCTTGATAATCCTTATGATGAAAAAGCTGTAGCAATATTTTATAAAGGTAAAAAGCTTGGATATATACCATCAAGTCATAACTCGTTTATATCAACACTATTATTCTATGGACATGGAGATATATTCGAGGCTCAAATACAAATGGTAAATACAGAGGTGCACCCGGAAAGACAATTTCGAATTGTTGTAAAAGTTAAAGATAATAGGTAGTTACTAACTATAATTTGGTTAGAATAATATTTTTGTGAGGTAATTAAAGTGATATGTGCTTTAGCATCTATGGGATTTATTAACGGGGATGTGCAATACAAGAAAAAGGTTATTATCGATACATTGATAATGTGTTCGAAGAAAGCGGATATTGTGATATTTGGAGAAGCATTTTTACAAGGTTTTTATGGGGCTACTTTTGATGTTGAACATGATTTTTAAATAGCGATTTCGCAGGATGACTCAATCATTAACGAAATTTGTTCAGTTGCAAAACAGTATGCGACTGCTGTATCCTTTGGATTTATAGAAAAAACAGAAACTTGCTTTTACAGTTCGCAAATTACAATTGGTTCAGATGGAAGAGTCATTGACCTATATCGTAGAGTTTCTCCAGGTTGGAAAGAACCTTTTGCTCCAGATATATATTGTGAAGGTAAGGGATTCCATACTTTTTCCTTTATGGGAAGAGACCTTTTGGTTGGCCTATGTGGTGACTTGTGGTTTGATAAAAACATCGACCAAGTGAAACAATTACGACCTGATGTAGTCTTATGGCCTGTGTATACCGATTTCAATTTCAACGAATGGAATAATTCAGTAAAATATGAGTATGCATCTCAAGCAAACAAATTCTGCGATACCGTATTGTATGTCAATTCCTTTTGTATAGATAAAGAAGGAGATGAATTTACAAAAGGAGGTTCGGCAC
The sequence above is a segment of the Peptoniphilaceae bacterium AMB_02 genome. Coding sequences within it:
- a CDS encoding YbaN family protein; this translates as MPIKRVIYITIGCVGLGLGAVGATIPLLPSFPFLMVAAVCFGKSSERLNNWFTGTNLYKDNLESFVHGRGMTLKAKIRMILVITATMALGFIMMGKVPVGRIILSIIWVFHILYFIFIIPTINDEEKEEKNN
- a CDS encoding MFS transporter, which produces MCYWFATAFSMGASNVLQFALALYVLEMTGSSGVYASILSIIVFPRILLTPIAGVIGDRRRKIELIKSLNFITVIIMAIFSIYSYYMRDFQLLMVYLLVIILEIIEVFYQAAESSILPEIIDKELLGEAATLAKIDDGIVYVTTPLLGALLYKNFGITGSFIAVACLLAVATFLNIFIKTPNEAPLVKHDSSDVKQYWVEFKEGIEELKKDKFIKNFVFISPVINLSFSAVFNVVITFLLLEIYGTSEYIYGLYRAITASMVLIVPLLVLPIVKKCRTEVLLKNSSLIISICIFLIAVASYIGINGNEKVQVITIFVIAFLDCITIASVMPLHLSISVFYQKNIKDEYRSRIMSVSRMLSLSSIPIGSMFYGLLTDRIPIYYCLAIGALGVFIVYPYIKHQFREEII
- a CDS encoding class I SAM-dependent methyltransferase — encoded protein: MKKIKIEKNTVQETLIVPLYGRKMCTEKFPTLYSDSFAVDFCNKLDYDFSDLEKKRDNVLYEFGGLEAAMRQLAMRWEIAEYLKIHPKASVVNLGCGLDQTGRVLDNGTCKTYNLDFPDIIKIRTDLMPVGDREENIQTDLRDYSWM
- a CDS encoding alpha/beta hydrolase; this encodes MIYNAKNGNIKIENTEMEYVSFGSGDKYLVIIPGLGDALKTVKGTAVPFAWMYRKFSDEYSVYIFSRKNHLEMGYSTSDMADEVSYAMNQLGIDNADIIGVSQGGMIAQYLAINYPDKVDKLVLAITACRKNETLVKTIDKWIDYARKNDYKNLIQNINEKTYTEKRLKYNALMYPILAKFLNREKMERFIIQANACKEHNAWDEINKIQAKTLILGGAEDKIVGKEAAAEMASRIPANILKIYPNLGHGAYDEAADFNKVILEFLKSNGL
- a CDS encoding leucine-rich repeat domain-containing protein, which encodes MTDITLTRNIKIIDGEAFRGNKISKLVLPKNIHTIHNSAFRDNIIENLILPNSLTTIGNNAFEKNKIKALTIPTSIKTIKKGAFAFNNISTLNISTGVEKIEEYGFFRNKIKKLEVPGNVKEINYRGFAENTMEELVLNEGIEIINESGFGANKLTSLVIPNSVVKIGPRAFDLNKIKTLVLPNNLKVIEVGTFNVNELESLVIPDSVTEIKANAFTNNKLTKVSLKTGTVVDPKAFDAGVVLEYR
- a CDS encoding cell wall-binding repeat-containing protein, which codes for MMILSVLVPITAQAAPPTITRISGANRYETAVEISKGNFLTSFNVILASGETYADALAGSQLATILQSPILLTPSNKLDASTKAELNRLNVSKVYILGGTNTITKAVEDEVKKICEVERLSGSNRIETAIKIIEKARTFGITNDTIYVNAFDYPDALAAGTIVSASIYSLALSDKQELPKVTADKQVVLGGTSSLPLPGYLGERIAGTNRYKTALNLANYTYPGTSFTSETIVLVDGTNYPDALSAISLASSHHAPILLTHPNALDPEVKEFIRNKVSKVIIVGGKNSVSDAVVSEISIKDKTVTVFVHLNDGSGGILTKEIEAGKKVDEPYVEFKEHVFIEWNTKSDDTGEVIDFETKVHDKDLDVYAIWRKQTDAFNFFLGNTDSILAINFYRDNGPKSVVIPEKMEWGGNLEKVERIGGNTFKSR
- a CDS encoding YbgA family protein, encoding MKRQDVLKKAHSDHRKECEEIWAKNKYLVLSKSQKIYKEIREYLKNDNIDISHLIEQIDAAKRMKENRGECVNAFYHIWGYFKKEATTKEKNDFFYLIEAYLKNEKNKADIISFIKSLLLKYPNDYIKNSTLMENENNETMA
- a CDS encoding TIGR02328 family protein → MRLWHEKLIILLPRNQLLGQHRECCALRGKGWGKKHSTVDYVFTYSPYLLYKYHQLVMNEMQSRGYNVASDWQN
- a CDS encoding HIRAN domain-containing protein: MIKRKGVNMDNKEIIEKYKYVPSRHVDDFHLAGFAYYDGLEVIEELTLGQKVELVRELDNPYDEKAVAIFYKGKKLGYIPSSHNSFISTLLFYGHGDIFEAQIQMVNTEVHPERQFRIVVKVKDNR
- a CDS encoding nitrilase-related carbon-nitrogen hydrolase, coding for MSQDDSIINEICSVAKQYATAVSFGFIEKTETCFYSSQITIGSDGRVIDLYRRVSPGWKEPFAPDIYCEGKGFHTFSFMGRDLLVGLCGDLWFDKNIDQVKQLRPDVVLWPVYTDFNFNEWNNSVKYEYASQANKFCDTVLYVNSFCIDKEGDEFTKGGSALFRNGNISQEIPSGSEGILLVEI